One window of Flavobacterium ammonificans genomic DNA carries:
- a CDS encoding META domain-containing protein: MKLQILSIALFTSIVFYSCDSSLIQSSNANNVIEQSITNKKWKITLLNSEKIQGDEKDFYLKLNSNSNQLEAKAGCNQLFGEFQIKENFISFSKIGSTKMYCGDTMAIENSFIAILSQTSKVVVIDSSKFILLTDDIVIAQFELVK; the protein is encoded by the coding sequence ATGAAATTACAAATTTTGTCAATTGCCCTATTTACATCAATTGTTTTTTACTCATGCGATTCTTCATTGATTCAAAGTAGTAATGCTAACAATGTAATCGAACAATCCATTACTAACAAAAAATGGAAAATTACACTTCTAAATTCCGAGAAAATTCAAGGAGACGAAAAAGACTTTTATCTTAAACTTAATTCTAATTCAAATCAATTAGAAGCCAAAGCAGGATGTAATCAACTATTTGGTGAGTTTCAAATAAAAGAAAATTTTATCTCATTTTCAAAAATTGGATCAACAAAAATGTATTGCGGAGATACTATGGCAATTGAAAATTCTTTTATTGCAATTTTATCTCAAACTAGTAAAGTGGTAGTCATAGATTCATCCAAGTTCATATTACTTACAGATGATATAGTTATTGCACAATTTGAACTAGTTAAATAA